Proteins from one Flavobacterium branchiarum genomic window:
- a CDS encoding precorrin-2 dehydrogenase/sirohydrochlorin ferrochelatase family protein — protein sequence MERNELYPIFLKLHKLNVLIVGGGNVGLEKLSFLLKSSPNANVEVVATTFLPEIEILGEKYNLTLTKAKFKKKMLKKRHMVIACTDDLLVNKKIYDLSRERYLICNIADTPELCDYYLGGIVTKGNVKIAISTNGKSPTTAKRLREFFEEVIPEDINKMVENLNEYRKTLKGNFEDKVRKMNEITASLKNKE from the coding sequence ATGGAAAGAAACGAATTATATCCAATATTTTTAAAACTACATAAGCTTAATGTGCTTATAGTAGGCGGTGGAAATGTGGGGTTAGAAAAACTTTCTTTTTTATTAAAATCAAGTCCCAATGCTAATGTGGAGGTTGTTGCAACTACCTTTTTACCCGAAATTGAGATTCTGGGTGAAAAGTATAATTTGACCTTAACAAAAGCAAAGTTCAAGAAAAAGATGCTAAAAAAAAGGCATATGGTTATTGCTTGTACGGATGATTTGTTGGTGAATAAAAAGATATATGATTTGTCAAGAGAAAGATATCTGATTTGTAATATTGCCGATACTCCCGAATTATGTGACTACTATTTAGGTGGTATCGTAACCAAGGGAAATGTTAAAATTGCTATTTCTACCAATGGTAAATCACCAACAACGGCCAAAAGACTTCGAGAATTTTTTGAAGAAGTTATTCCTGAAGACATTAATAAAATGGTTGAAAACCTCAATGAGTACAGGAAAACACTAAAAGGCAACTTTGAAGATAAGGTTAGAAAGATGAACGAAATTACCGCATCGTTAAAAAATAAAGAGTAA
- a CDS encoding NAD(P)/FAD-dependent oxidoreductase, with the protein MIKTDILIIGAGPTGLFAVFEAGLLKLKCHILDALPQAGGQLSELYPKKPIYDIPGFPEVLAGDLIDNLQEQIKQFEPGYTLGERAETIEKQEDGSFIVTSNKGTKFHAPVVAIAGGLGSFEPRKPLIEDIEFYENKGVKYFIKNPEKFRDKRVVIAGGGDSALDWSIFLANVASEVTLIHRRNEFRGALDSVEKVQELKTAGKIKLITPAEVIGINGAEHIESLVIEENGATRIIPTDYFIPLFGLTPKLGPIGDWGLEIEKNAIKVNNALDYQTNIPGIFAIGDVNTYPGKLKLILCGFHEATLMCQAAYQIINPGKKYVLKYTTVSGVDGFDGTRKEAPKAVVKAIV; encoded by the coding sequence ATGATTAAAACAGACATACTTATAATAGGAGCTGGTCCAACTGGTTTATTTGCCGTTTTTGAAGCAGGATTATTAAAATTAAAATGCCATATCCTAGATGCTTTACCGCAAGCAGGAGGGCAACTTTCAGAGTTATATCCAAAGAAGCCTATTTATGATATTCCTGGTTTTCCAGAAGTATTAGCAGGAGATTTGATTGATAACCTACAGGAGCAAATTAAGCAATTTGAGCCAGGTTACACATTAGGAGAGCGTGCTGAAACAATCGAGAAACAAGAAGATGGTAGTTTTATCGTAACCTCAAATAAAGGAACTAAATTTCATGCGCCAGTTGTTGCTATTGCAGGAGGATTAGGAAGTTTTGAGCCACGTAAGCCACTTATTGAAGATATTGAGTTTTATGAAAATAAAGGAGTAAAATACTTCATTAAGAACCCAGAAAAATTCAGAGATAAGAGAGTTGTAATTGCAGGAGGAGGAGATTCAGCTTTAGACTGGAGTATATTCCTTGCAAATGTAGCTTCAGAAGTAACTTTAATTCACCGTAGAAACGAATTTAGAGGAGCTTTAGATTCTGTAGAAAAAGTACAAGAATTAAAAACGGCTGGAAAAATTAAGTTAATTACACCTGCAGAGGTAATCGGAATCAATGGTGCAGAGCATATTGAGTCACTTGTTATCGAAGAAAACGGAGCAACTCGTATAATTCCAACAGATTATTTTATTCCGCTTTTCGGATTAACACCAAAATTAGGTCCAATCGGAGACTGGGGATTAGAAATTGAAAAAAATGCAATTAAAGTAAATAATGCATTAGATTATCAAACTAATATTCCGGGAATCTTTGCAATTGGAGACGTAAATACTTACCCAGGGAAATTAAAATTGATTCTTTGTGGATTTCACGAAGCGACACTTATGTGTCAGGCAGCATATCAAATTATCAATCCAGGTAAAAAATATGTATTAAAATATACTACCGTATCAGGAGTAGACGGATTTGATGGAACTCGTAAAGAAGCTCCAAAAGCAGTTGTTAAGGCAATTGTTTAG
- the metH gene encoding methionine synthase, translated as MAENRRDLVLAGLEPLIITPTSVFVNIGERTNVTGSRKFLRLIKEEKYDEALDIARQQVEGGAQIIDINMDEGMLDGVQAMTKFLNLIASEPDISRVPIMIDSSKWEIIEAGLKVVQGKSVVNSISLKEGEEAFIHHAKLIKRYGAAAIIMAFDEVGQADNFERRVEICQRSYDILVDKVGFPPQDIIFDLNIFPVATGMEEHRLNALDFFRGTKWVRDNLPHAHISGGVSNVSFSFRGNDTVREAMHSVFLYHAIQNGMTMGIVNPEMLSIYDDIPKDLLEHVEDVILNRRDDATERLLDFAENVKGEVKSDEKAIQEWRLGTVQERITHSLVKGIDAFIEEDVEEARLAAVKPIEVIEINLMTGMNVVGDLFGSGKMFLPQVVKSARVMKKAVAYLLPYIEASKQAGDKSGNGKILMATVKGDVHDIGKNIVSVVLACNNYEIVDLGVMVPPEKIIAAAIEHNVDIIGLSGLITPSLDEMVYLAKELDKQGIKIPIMIGGATTSRAHTAVKIAPQYRETVIHVNDASRAVTVAGNLLDHNRKVYASDIRADYDAFRETFLNRSRDKNFLTIEQARKNKLQLDWSEYTPTKPKFIGAKVIEVELDVLVPYIDWTPFFRTWELFGKYPAILTDEVVGTEATSVFADAQAMLKVILEEKKLTAKGIYGIFPANQVNDDDIELYDIPPTPEGGVAQIDEKQTNNSTTEITTKEEVPPSGVRGTFLTLRQQSQKTKGAPNIALADFILPKDSGVTDYMGAFCVTTGFGVDEWAAEFEKDLDDYNSIMVKALADRFAEAFAEYLHEEVRKNFWGYDADESLSTEDLIEENYKGIRPAPGYPACPDHLEKPTIWKLLNVEEEIGVTLTESMAMWPASSVSGYYFGNPKSKYFGLGKIKEDQVVDYAKRRSISTDKAMKWLNPNIAD; from the coding sequence ATGGCAGAAAATAGAAGAGACCTTGTATTAGCAGGATTGGAACCGTTAATTATTACGCCTACTAGTGTTTTTGTAAACATTGGAGAACGTACGAATGTAACAGGCTCAAGAAAATTCTTGCGTTTAATCAAGGAAGAGAAATACGACGAGGCACTTGATATTGCGAGGCAACAAGTAGAAGGTGGAGCACAGATCATCGATATTAATATGGATGAAGGAATGCTTGATGGAGTTCAGGCAATGACTAAATTCCTGAATTTAATTGCATCCGAACCAGATATTTCGAGAGTGCCGATTATGATTGACAGTTCGAAATGGGAAATTATCGAAGCTGGTCTTAAAGTAGTACAAGGAAAAAGTGTTGTAAACTCAATCTCTCTAAAAGAAGGAGAAGAAGCTTTTATTCATCATGCTAAACTTATCAAACGTTACGGTGCCGCTGCAATTATCATGGCTTTTGATGAGGTTGGACAGGCCGATAATTTTGAACGAAGAGTTGAAATTTGTCAGCGTTCGTATGATATTTTAGTAGATAAAGTTGGTTTTCCACCACAGGATATCATCTTCGATTTAAATATTTTTCCAGTTGCAACCGGAATGGAAGAGCACCGCTTAAATGCGTTGGACTTTTTTAGAGGAACAAAATGGGTTCGTGATAATTTACCTCATGCACATATTAGTGGTGGAGTAAGTAACGTTTCGTTCTCATTTAGAGGAAACGATACTGTTCGTGAAGCTATGCACTCGGTGTTTTTATATCATGCGATTCAGAACGGAATGACAATGGGAATTGTAAATCCTGAGATGCTTTCGATTTATGATGATATTCCAAAAGATTTATTAGAACACGTAGAAGATGTAATTCTTAACCGCCGCGATGATGCTACCGAAAGACTTTTGGACTTTGCAGAGAATGTAAAGGGAGAAGTAAAAAGTGATGAAAAAGCAATTCAAGAATGGCGTTTAGGAACCGTTCAGGAGCGTATAACACATTCGCTAGTAAAAGGTATCGATGCTTTTATAGAAGAAGATGTTGAAGAAGCGCGTTTGGCGGCAGTTAAACCTATCGAAGTTATTGAAATTAACTTGATGACAGGGATGAATGTTGTGGGAGATTTATTCGGAAGCGGAAAAATGTTCTTACCACAGGTTGTAAAATCGGCACGTGTAATGAAAAAAGCAGTGGCGTATTTGTTGCCTTATATTGAAGCAAGTAAACAAGCAGGAGATAAATCTGGAAACGGAAAAATCCTGATGGCAACAGTAAAAGGAGATGTTCATGATATTGGTAAAAACATTGTTTCGGTTGTATTAGCCTGTAACAATTACGAAATCGTAGATTTAGGTGTAATGGTGCCTCCAGAAAAAATTATTGCAGCAGCAATTGAGCACAACGTAGACATTATTGGATTAAGCGGACTGATTACACCTTCGCTTGACGAAATGGTTTATTTGGCAAAAGAATTAGACAAACAAGGAATTAAAATTCCGATTATGATTGGTGGAGCAACTACTTCGCGTGCGCATACAGCCGTGAAAATCGCTCCACAATATAGAGAAACTGTAATTCACGTAAACGATGCTTCGAGAGCAGTTACTGTTGCAGGAAACTTATTAGATCATAATCGTAAAGTATATGCAAGTGATATTCGTGCTGATTACGACGCTTTTAGAGAAACGTTTTTAAATCGTTCGAGAGATAAAAATTTCTTGACAATTGAACAAGCGCGTAAAAATAAATTACAATTGGATTGGAGCGAATATACTCCGACGAAACCAAAATTTATAGGAGCGAAAGTTATTGAAGTAGAATTGGATGTTTTGGTTCCGTATATCGACTGGACACCATTTTTTAGAACGTGGGAATTGTTTGGTAAATATCCAGCAATTCTAACGGATGAGGTTGTGGGAACTGAAGCGACTTCTGTTTTTGCAGATGCTCAGGCGATGTTGAAAGTTATCTTGGAAGAGAAAAAACTAACAGCAAAAGGAATTTACGGAATTTTCCCTGCGAATCAAGTAAACGATGATGATATTGAATTATACGACATCCCCCCAACCCCCGAAGGGGGAGTTGCTCAAATTGACGAAAAGCAAACCAACAACAGCACAACGGAAATAACGACAAAAGAAGAAGTTCCCCCTTCGGGGGTTAGGGGGACCTTTTTGACACTACGTCAACAATCTCAAAAGACAAAAGGAGCGCCAAACATAGCTCTAGCAGATTTTATTTTGCCAAAAGATTCGGGAGTAACTGATTATATGGGAGCGTTTTGTGTAACAACAGGATTTGGTGTTGACGAATGGGCTGCAGAATTTGAGAAAGATCTTGATGACTATAATTCGATTATGGTAAAAGCATTAGCAGATCGTTTTGCAGAGGCGTTTGCTGAATATTTACACGAGGAAGTCCGTAAAAATTTCTGGGGTTACGATGCCGATGAGTCATTATCAACCGAAGATTTAATTGAAGAAAATTATAAAGGAATTCGACCAGCACCGGGATATCCTGCTTGCCCAGACCATTTAGAAAAACCAACTATTTGGAAATTACTAAATGTAGAAGAAGAGATAGGAGTTACGCTAACAGAAAGTATGGCAATGTGGCCAGCATCATCAGTTTCAGGATATTATTTCGGAAATCCCAAAAGTAAATATTTTGGACTAGGGAAAATAAAAGAAGATCAGGTTGTTGATTACGCCAAACGAAGAAGTATTTCGACAGATAAAGCCATGAAATGGCTAAACCCAAACATAGCAGACTAG
- a CDS encoding homocysteine S-methyltransferase family protein yields MSTIQEAIKKNILILDGAMGTMLQRYNFSEEDFRGERFKDFPHPLKGNNDLLSITQPQAIRDVHAAYYEAGADIVETNTFSGTTIGMADYFLEEYVYELNYESAKLAREVADEFTAKNPSKPRFVAGSIGPTNRTASMSPDVNDPGYRAVTFDDLRIAYKQQVEALMDGGCDLLLVETIFDTLNAKAALFAIEEVKEERNIEIPIMVSGTITDASGRTLSGQTVEAFLISVSHIPLLSVGFNCALGADLLKPYLKTLSQHTSFNVSAHPNAGLPNAFGQYDETPEQTQAFIKEYLDDNLINIIGGCCGTTPDHIRLIAEVAKDYKPRIAPVFE; encoded by the coding sequence ATGTCAACAATTCAAGAAGCAATAAAAAAAAATATCCTAATCCTAGATGGAGCAATGGGAACAATGTTGCAACGCTATAATTTCTCAGAAGAAGATTTTAGAGGAGAGCGTTTCAAAGACTTTCCGCATCCATTAAAAGGAAACAACGATTTACTATCCATAACACAACCACAAGCAATTCGCGATGTCCACGCCGCTTATTATGAAGCGGGTGCAGACATCGTAGAGACGAATACCTTTTCGGGAACAACAATCGGTATGGCCGATTATTTCCTAGAAGAGTACGTTTACGAATTAAATTACGAATCGGCTAAATTGGCTAGAGAAGTAGCAGATGAATTTACTGCTAAAAATCCAAGTAAACCCCGTTTTGTAGCAGGTTCAATCGGACCAACAAACCGTACAGCAAGTATGTCACCCGATGTAAATGATCCGGGTTACAGAGCCGTAACTTTCGATGATTTACGTATTGCTTACAAACAACAAGTAGAAGCCCTTATGGATGGTGGCTGCGATTTACTGTTGGTAGAAACTATTTTTGATACGCTGAATGCTAAAGCAGCACTTTTTGCAATCGAAGAAGTAAAGGAAGAACGTAATATAGAAATTCCGATTATGGTTTCGGGAACAATTACCGATGCTTCAGGAAGAACACTTTCTGGGCAAACAGTAGAAGCGTTCTTGATTTCAGTATCACATATTCCGTTATTAAGCGTAGGATTCAATTGTGCTTTAGGAGCCGATTTATTGAAACCATATCTAAAAACATTATCACAACATACAAGCTTTAATGTTTCGGCACACCCGAATGCAGGTTTACCAAACGCGTTTGGACAATACGACGAAACACCAGAGCAAACACAAGCATTCATCAAAGAATATTTAGATGATAATTTAATCAATATCATCGGTGGTTGTTGCGGAACAACTCCAGATCATATTCGATTAATTGCCGAAGTAGCAAAAGATTATAAACCGAGAATAGCGCCGGTTTTTGAGTAA
- the metF gene encoding methylenetetrahydrofolate reductase [NAD(P)H] produces MKVTKHIEKANGNTLFSFEIIPPQKGKSIQELYANIDPLMDFNPPFIDVTTSREEYIYIDKGNGLLDKKLTRMRPGTLGICASIKHKYNVDTVPHVLCGGFTKEETEYLLVDCNYLGIDNVMALRGDAMKDEQYFMPKLGGNDYAVDLVKQINLLNQGKYLHEVMDIDNKADFCIGVAGYPEKHLESPSLQSDLKRLKEKVDAGADYVVTQMFFDNSKYFKFVEKAREMGITIPIIPGIKPIAVQRHLQVLPQIFRIDLPEDLIHEVDKCKNNAEIKQVGIEWAIQQSLELKAAGVPVLHYYSMGKSENIRQIACNVF; encoded by the coding sequence ATGAAAGTAACCAAACATATAGAAAAGGCAAACGGGAATACATTATTCTCATTTGAAATTATTCCTCCACAAAAAGGGAAAAGTATTCAGGAATTATACGCTAATATCGATCCGTTAATGGATTTTAATCCTCCATTTATTGATGTAACAACTTCTCGCGAAGAGTACATTTACATTGATAAAGGAAATGGTTTATTAGATAAAAAACTAACAAGAATGCGTCCGGGAACATTAGGGATTTGTGCTTCTATAAAACATAAATACAATGTAGATACCGTTCCTCATGTACTTTGTGGCGGATTTACCAAAGAAGAAACGGAGTATCTTTTGGTAGATTGTAACTACCTAGGTATCGATAATGTTATGGCTTTGCGTGGAGATGCTATGAAAGACGAACAATATTTTATGCCAAAATTAGGAGGAAACGATTATGCAGTCGATTTAGTAAAACAAATCAACTTGCTCAATCAAGGAAAATACCTGCATGAAGTAATGGATATTGATAACAAAGCCGATTTTTGTATTGGTGTGGCAGGTTATCCAGAGAAACATTTAGAATCTCCATCATTACAATCTGACTTAAAAAGATTGAAAGAAAAAGTAGATGCAGGTGCTGATTATGTTGTAACACAGATGTTTTTTGATAATTCAAAATATTTTAAGTTTGTAGAAAAAGCTAGAGAAATGGGAATTACAATTCCGATTATTCCAGGGATTAAACCAATAGCAGTTCAAAGACATTTACAAGTATTACCACAGATTTTCCGTATCGATTTACCCGAAGATTTAATTCATGAGGTAGATAAATGCAAGAATAATGCTGAGATTAAGCAAGTAGGAATTGAATGGGCAATTCAGCAATCATTAGAGTTAAAAGCAGCTGGAGTTCCTGTTTTGCATTATTACTCAATGGGGAAATCAGAGAATATTCGCCAGATTGCTTGTAACGTTTTTTAG
- the cobA gene encoding uroporphyrinogen-III C-methyltransferase, whose amino-acid sequence MLNTVKPKVTLVGAGPGDPDLMTLKGVKALAEANVVLYDALANEEILEYAPKNAIRIFVGKRIANHAYTQDQINQLIVDNALTYGNVVRLKGGDPFVFGRGSEEIEYVESFGIPTFVVPGISSVIAVPANLGISITKRGVSESFWAITGTTSDRKLSTDVALAAQSSATVVILMGMSKLAQIVALFQKEQKGETPIAIIQNGTTPDEKVGIGTISTIKKVAMEKKLASPAIIIIGEVVRESTKLKGFYEEFVSSQIRL is encoded by the coding sequence ATGCTTAATACAGTAAAACCCAAAGTAACTTTAGTCGGAGCAGGTCCTGGTGATCCTGATTTGATGACTTTAAAAGGTGTAAAAGCACTTGCTGAAGCAAATGTGGTTTTGTATGATGCTTTGGCTAATGAAGAAATTTTAGAATATGCGCCTAAGAATGCAATTCGAATTTTTGTTGGCAAGCGAATAGCAAATCATGCCTATACTCAAGATCAGATTAACCAATTAATAGTTGATAATGCATTGACTTATGGTAATGTGGTGCGTTTAAAAGGGGGAGATCCATTTGTATTTGGACGCGGAAGTGAAGAAATAGAATACGTGGAGAGCTTCGGAATACCTACATTTGTAGTGCCTGGAATATCATCGGTAATTGCAGTTCCTGCTAATTTGGGAATTTCGATAACTAAAAGAGGTGTTTCAGAGAGCTTTTGGGCCATTACAGGAACAACTTCAGATAGAAAATTATCTACTGATGTTGCATTGGCAGCTCAATCTTCGGCTACAGTAGTTATCTTAATGGGAATGAGTAAGCTAGCGCAGATAGTTGCTTTGTTTCAAAAAGAACAAAAAGGAGAAACTCCAATTGCGATTATTCAAAACGGAACAACTCCAGACGAGAAAGTCGGAATCGGAACTATAAGTACAATTAAAAAAGTTGCTATGGAGAAAAAATTAGCTTCTCCAGCAATCATTATAATTGGCGAAGTAGTTAGAGAAAGCACTAAACTAAAAGGATTTTACGAAGAATTTGTATCAAGTCAAATACGATTGTAA
- a CDS encoding HEPN domain-containing protein yields the protein MESFRTEIENPIVQKEIIDLEKKIHLFRGGKIDDERFRSLRLARGIYGQRQEGVQMIRIKLPFGKVTSEQLVRITKVSDEYSTGRLHITTRQDIQIHYVSLDRTPELWANLAKDDVTLREACGNTVRNITASELAGVDVNEPFDVSPYAHGLFQYLLRNPICQEMGRKFKISFSSSDEDTALSYLHDLGFIPKIVDGVRGFKIMLGGGLGSQPAHAELLSEFVPANQIIPTAEGVIRIFDRYGERAKRMKARMKFLIKEMGRDAFLDLVEKEKKAIAFETYEIDTTAFDAPIAEPLLTVPAVTIKDPVAYEAWKKSNVIAQKQEGYSAIGIKVLLGDFYTDKARILADLIKNYAANELRFSLRQNIVIRHVKEENLPFFYQELEKLGFVNLGYNSTADITACPGTDTCNLGIASSTGIAEELEKVLNAEYPQYSNNHEIEIKISGCMNACGQHNMSAIGFQGMSINSGKLVAPALQVLLGGGKLGNGSGRFADKVIKIPSRRGPDALRTILNDFDANAKGEKFLTYYDAKGEKYFYEILKPFADVTNLTEADFVDWGNADNYVKAVGVGECAGVVIDLVATLLLEAKDKLTFAQESFDENKWSDAIYHAYAGFVNGAKALLLSENEKTNNHAGIVDLFDTVFIATSKIELPTTFRELVYQINKVEPSEAFAKQYIQEGISFFDTIEKYRAKDLANA from the coding sequence ATGGAAAGTTTTAGAACAGAAATAGAAAATCCGATAGTTCAAAAAGAGATTATCGATTTAGAAAAAAAGATTCACTTATTCCGTGGAGGAAAAATTGATGATGAACGTTTTCGTAGTCTTCGTTTAGCACGTGGAATTTACGGACAGCGTCAAGAAGGCGTTCAAATGATTCGTATTAAATTGCCTTTTGGTAAAGTTACCAGTGAGCAATTAGTACGTATCACTAAAGTTTCTGATGAATATTCTACAGGGCGTTTGCATATTACAACACGTCAGGACATTCAGATTCACTATGTAAGTTTAGATAGAACTCCAGAGCTTTGGGCAAATTTGGCCAAAGATGATGTTACCTTGCGTGAAGCTTGTGGTAACACCGTTCGTAATATTACAGCTAGCGAATTAGCAGGTGTAGATGTAAATGAACCATTTGATGTTTCGCCATATGCACATGGTTTATTTCAGTATTTGCTAAGAAATCCTATTTGTCAGGAAATGGGACGTAAATTTAAAATTTCGTTCTCATCATCAGATGAAGATACAGCTTTAAGTTATTTGCATGATTTAGGATTTATTCCAAAAATTGTAGATGGTGTTCGTGGATTCAAAATAATGTTAGGTGGAGGATTAGGTTCGCAACCAGCACATGCCGAATTACTTTCGGAATTTGTTCCTGCTAACCAAATTATACCAACAGCAGAAGGAGTGATTCGTATTTTTGATAGATACGGAGAACGTGCAAAAAGAATGAAAGCGCGTATGAAATTTTTAATCAAAGAAATGGGTAGAGATGCTTTTTTGGATTTGGTTGAAAAAGAGAAAAAAGCAATCGCTTTTGAAACATACGAAATAGATACAACTGCTTTTGATGCACCTATTGCTGAACCATTATTGACCGTTCCAGCTGTTACGATTAAAGATCCAGTAGCTTATGAAGCATGGAAAAAATCGAATGTAATTGCTCAAAAGCAAGAAGGTTATTCTGCTATTGGAATAAAAGTGTTATTAGGTGATTTTTATACCGATAAAGCGAGAATATTAGCCGATTTAATTAAAAATTATGCAGCAAATGAATTGCGTTTTTCGTTGCGTCAAAATATTGTAATTCGTCACGTAAAAGAAGAGAATCTGCCTTTCTTTTATCAAGAATTAGAAAAATTAGGATTCGTTAATTTAGGATATAATTCAACAGCCGATATTACTGCATGTCCAGGTACAGATACTTGTAACCTAGGTATTGCAAGTAGTACAGGAATTGCTGAAGAATTAGAGAAAGTTCTAAATGCTGAATATCCTCAATATAGCAATAATCATGAAATTGAAATAAAAATTAGTGGTTGTATGAATGCTTGTGGGCAACATAATATGTCTGCAATTGGATTTCAAGGAATGTCAATTAACTCAGGTAAATTAGTAGCGCCAGCGTTGCAAGTTTTGTTAGGAGGAGGAAAACTAGGAAATGGTTCAGGACGATTTGCTGATAAAGTAATAAAAATTCCTAGCCGTAGAGGACCAGATGCATTGCGTACTATCTTAAATGATTTTGATGCTAATGCAAAAGGAGAAAAATTCCTTACTTATTATGATGCAAAAGGAGAGAAATATTTTTATGAAATATTGAAACCTTTCGCTGATGTAACGAATTTAACCGAAGCTGATTTTGTAGATTGGGGTAATGCCGATAACTACGTAAAAGCAGTTGGAGTTGGAGAATGTGCTGGTGTTGTTATTGACTTGGTTGCTACTTTATTATTAGAAGCAAAAGACAAATTAACATTTGCTCAGGAATCATTCGACGAAAACAAATGGTCAGATGCAATCTATCATGCCTATGCAGGATTTGTAAATGGTGCCAAAGCATTGTTACTTTCAGAAAATGAGAAAACAAATAATCATGCAGGAATTGTTGATTTATTTGATACTGTTTTTATAGCTACTTCAAAAATTGAATTGCCAACAACATTCAGAGAATTAGTTTATCAAATCAATAAAGTTGAACCTTCAGAAGCATTTGCAAAACAATACATCCAAGAAGGAATTTCATTTTTTGATACAATCGAAAAATATAGAGCCAAAGATTTAGCTAATGCTTAA
- a CDS encoding class I SAM-dependent methyltransferase: MEKEELQSIASQLKKPEGQKGIEMANMMHETNINMTLSSIQNLHISQGDIILELGHGNAAHLEYLMEQSSNLKYYGLEMSELMYQEARQINRNYVSQKQAFFLLYDGNQIPFPDAHFNKIFTVNTLYFWQEPVKFLSEIYRVLDNKGIFSLTFAQESFMKKLPFTAFEFELYNTEKVEKLISQTPFKVIKTENQTEKVKSKTGELVDREFTTIVLEK; this comes from the coding sequence ATGGAAAAAGAAGAATTACAATCAATTGCATCTCAATTAAAAAAACCAGAAGGACAAAAAGGAATTGAAATGGCAAATATGATGCATGAAACAAACATCAATATGACGCTAAGTTCAATTCAAAATCTACATATTTCACAAGGTGATATAATATTAGAATTAGGTCATGGCAACGCTGCTCATCTTGAGTATTTAATGGAGCAAAGCTCTAATTTAAAGTATTACGGACTCGAAATGTCTGAGCTTATGTATCAAGAAGCGCGTCAGATTAACAGAAATTATGTTTCTCAAAAACAAGCTTTCTTTTTGCTTTACGATGGAAATCAAATTCCATTTCCCGATGCACATTTCAATAAAATATTTACAGTGAATACGTTATATTTTTGGCAAGAACCTGTAAAATTTCTTTCGGAAATATACAGAGTGTTAGATAACAAAGGAATCTTTAGCCTAACATTCGCACAAGAAAGTTTTATGAAAAAGCTTCCGTTTACTGCGTTTGAATTCGAACTTTATAATACCGAAAAAGTCGAAAAACTAATTAGTCAGACTCCTTTTAAGGTTATCAAGACAGAAAATCAAACTGAAAAAGTAAAAAGTAAAACAGGAGAACTTGTTGATAGAGAATTTACTACGATTGTTTTAGAAAAATAG